CGAGATACTGCTGCTGAGAGGAAAATTGGGTTCTTACTGGATTTGAGTTTCCATCGATTTACGAGGAGATTTGAATATTAACTGATTCAGATCGAGTTTGTCCGTGAAGGGCAGTTGAAAGAGGCAGCCGCTTACTCACAAGTTTCATAGCTGTGACCGAATGTTGATAATAGTAAGATGTTAGTCCGATAAGCTGTTTCGAACCACTGACGATTAATAGTTGATGGAGTTGCAGTAAAGAGATTTGAAGTTCCAGAATAAGAGCACTAATCACTGCGAAAAGAACTTGACGGCTGCTGCCAGATCAAGGATGGAACTCAAGCAGATGAATTATGGATTGGTGACGAATATCGGCGATGAAGCTAGATGTTGTTGCTGGGATGATAACTCGAGAAGATGAGGCAGTCCCTGTTGTGCGATAGTTAAGAAGGTACTGAGGTGAGACGCAGTGGAAGAATGAAGCTGCGATGGGTTTAGAGATCGAGTTGTTTACTGCTATAATAATAATTCCATGAAGAGAGAAGAGTATTGCCGATCGGTATTGATCATCAATGGCTCAAATAAGGAAGTTTGGGTACGACTTTTAGTTGGAATTTTTGGGTGAGATTTGATTAATCAAACCCGTGAAGAAGAACTGTTGCAGCCGTGTTATATAAAGAGGGTGAATGATTGATAAGGGAGTTGAGCAAGGTGATGTTGTCATTGTTGGCAGTGGCGATGATGATCTGCTGCTATTGTTAAAAGATGAAGATGGTCACAAGGTccgtaaaaaaataaaataaaataaaataaaagaaaagaaaaaaaaaatcacagtaCGTGATGTTTAGGGTTTGTGAGGAAGTGTTATTGAAAGTCAGTAACAGTACGTGATATGTTACAAAGAACAATCACAGTTACAGAATTGTTACAGATGAACAAGTAGTGTGACTAAAGGATGTCACAGTTAAGAAGAAtcgttacagaagcgtaacagaagtaagtgtgacagttctgTCAGAGGAGTTGCAGAAAGCTGTTAAAGAGTTTGAAGAAGCTTAAGGTGAGtggtgattgaagagtttgtggcagaaacttggaagtcttacaaagtgtggcagactttgtgttagttattgcttgtggcagaagcgtaacaagagaaagattgtgagaaaatcttgaaaaacaaagaagtgtgaaggtttcgcaacaatagcgtgactggaacaagagaagaagaaacaacattcatgttgtgaaaaaaaaataaaaataaaaaaatcaccaAGACgtgatgagaaaaaaaaaagaacaacaataataggttaaaatcctatgagttgtcgagagagtacaaaaagtattctatcgaagaaaccaagaaaacaagagtacaagaagtattcttcagaagatgggaccgaaatgttctaaaactacaaagatgggaccgtaatgtccttaaacttccgaagaggggaccgaaatgtccttaaactacgaagaggaccgaaatgtccttaaactacgaagatgggaccgaaatgtccttaaacttccaaagaggaccgaaatgtccctaaactacgaagaggaccgaaatgtccttaaactatgaaggggaccgaaacgtccttaaactacggtctgaagatcttttttttcaaaagcgttgaaaaaagaagaagaaagaagaaaaccgaagttaaatttctttggtccaagatgggcattcgtgatctacatgctccatcttgagggagggtattaggaaataatataggagactataattagaagatataatttaggttagtttgagttatattaggaattatcttgagagccaagtcttgtgccttgagagccaagtcttgtgattgtataaatagctagagaattaatgagaaaggcaccaagattattatcaatgtagtcttttaatatttcgcgtttatgctctcctctctctttctCGATCCTTAACACTTGCACATCAAGTCAGATCTGAATAAATTGTAGGATCCTCTTCAGCTTCATTTTAACAAGTTACCATGTTTGAATCTCATTAAACTCAATTATGAGTCGGTCAAAGTATTAAGAATATCAAATATCAAGAAGCTCTTCAAATTCATCTCATTTGTTTTCAGCTGGGTTTTTGTTTGTTTGCGTAAGGGTTTAACATTATAAAGCTCAAATTGCTGCATTATTCTTTCATGAAATTACAAGAAAAGCAGTTGTTtactcttcaatttttttttatttgttctgtGTAGCCGTGCAGGTGCTTGTATCAGTGTGAGTGAGAGGAATTGGCGATTCTCATTTGTGCACATAACAGGTAAAAAAGTTTTTTGATCAGCTTAAAACTTTAAATTTTAATCACCATTGAGTTTTGaccaatcaaaaagaaaaacgaaacaaaaaaaaagaacattttCTTTGAGTTGCCAAAAGATAGAGGTGTACTGACTAATTTATGCTTCAAATTATCATTTGGAAAGGAAGTAAAAGATTTCTTTTCTATATTTCAGGAATTAGGATACAAATTCCTTTGCTAAGTGATTTAGCTCATAAATTGCAATTaggtattttttttaatttaattccaTCTAGTTAATAAATAATCTTATTTACTTTTGTGTTCTGTGTATGTGTTAGCCACACGCAAATGAATATATGTCAGTAGCGGACAACAACCCCGTGTAAGAGCGCTATAattcaaggctagtgattttaGATTCTTAAATAATCCCCTTTTTGCACCAATTAGAAGAACTTGGAAGATCATTGATTGGCCTCGTGAAAACGTTACCATTCAACAAACAAAAGTCTGTAATGGGGAGTCCAAAATGAGGAGCGTTGCATTTAGTCTTTGTATTCATCGTCCTCTTACCATTATCTGTGTCTGTGTCTGTCCTGTCAGGTAACTGACATTCCTTTTTTGAGAATTGCAACAAAATATTTTCCGCTTTTCTCGCCAATACTCTTGGACATACTTACTGTCTTACCATATATACTTTTTCTACtagggtttcttttaattcctcaGTGACAGCCGGTGATAAACAGCAAAGGGTTTTGCTTGTGTCGTTTGTCATGGCGATGTCAAGATTTGGGAGGAGTAATTTGAAACAGTCAGGAAAAGCCATTCGCagtttcatgactgagagaactACGCCGCTTACTGAAGTAGGAGGATCAGCACTGTTATCTCCATCATCTTTACAGGCCCTTACACCATGCAGCAACAACACAAAAACTGTTTCCAGTATCGGACAAATGAATCAGATGAGTTATGGGTTAAGGGGAATAAATACAACTCCACAGCACAAGTTCCAGCAGTCAGCAGAAAGAATTGAGGAAGATTCTGAGTCGGAGTCTGACGATAGGAGATTACCTGGTTTGGAAGCAACTAAACCAGGTGAAAAGCCTAGAGTTGTTGTTCTAGGAACTGGATGGGCCAGCTGTAGATTTCTCAAAGGAATCGATACAAGCATTTACGATGTTGTTTGTATATCTCCAAGGAATCATATGGTGTTTACACCTTTACTTGCTTCAACTTGTGTTGGGACATTAGAATTTCGTTCCGTGGCTGAACCAATTAGTCGTATACAATCAGCCTTGTCTACAGCTCCCAACTCTCACTTTTACCTGGCTAACTGTTTGAGAATTGACTCAGACAGTCATGAAGTGAGTACCCATATATTTCCTATCTTTTCCTTTCAATTTATTGCTATAATGATTACTTGGTATTGGTGGTCATGGCTCATCAAATTTTCAAGGTATAATAAGGTTGAAGTAACGTAATCCCGTTCTTTTATCAGGTGTACTCTGAGACTGTCAGCAATCGAGGACTACCTAATGAGCATGGACTGCCCAAGGAGCCTTACAGATTCAAGGTTGCATACGATAAGCTCGTCATTGCTGCAGGAGCCGAACCTTTGACATTTAACATCAAAGGAGTGAAAGAGCATGCATTTTTCCTCCGTGAAGTGAATAACGCACAAGAAATTAGGAAGAGGCTTCTTTTAAACCTGATGAAGGCTGACAATCCAGGTTAGTGTCATTGGTTTCTATGTCTTTGTCCGGTTGTTTTATGAGTCACTGTAAAACTGTTtttcaactatcatttggtgCGAAACTTGATCAATTGTTAATTGTGGTGTCTATTGAAAAAGAAGGTAGGAGAGTCAGATACTAATAAACCTCACAAGAATTCATGTTCCTATTCACATTAAAGAGAGCATAATACTGCTTTTGCTGTTGGTTTGAACTGATTTCCAAATACTTCAACTAAAATTTTTGGGTTTTATCTTAATTAATGAAGTGAAAGCTAGCACCTAGTATTGTTTTCATTTTAGCTAATGCTGATCAGGGAACTGATTGTTCAGTTTTGGAAACTTAATTCATGACAACAGGCCTTCCGGTGGAAGAAAGGAAACGGTTACTACATTGCGTAGTGGTAGGAGGTGGCCCTACCGGGGTGGAGTTTAGTGGCGAACTGAGTGATTTTATCATTAAGGATGTTCATGAGCAATATTCTCACGTTAAGGATGACATTCATGTCACCCTCATAGAGGTAAAGTGTATTCAGAATCAACACCCTCGCAAAGGATGCTACTGAAGCCAATATTGATGTTGTTCTCTTGTTGTATTTTATTGGAACAGGCAAATGAGATTTTGTCTTCGTTTGATGTGGGActaagagcgactgcaatggtacgactatactcaaagattaaagactaaaaaaaaagactaaatatgagtttaatttgtattgtgacgttatggggagaagaccaaatttggtcgcgcgtaaaacagttttacgcatgaagacgggcggaagtattagttacgtttcatttctgggcggaattataaattacgtttcaaacgggcgtaaatataaatcacgtttgTTATCAAGCGTAAATAAAAATTACGTTTGGCaaggggcggaatcttaaattccgcccgttgatcagacggattccaaatgaccgctcgaagaaacgtaaatCTAAATTCCGtccgagttaaacacggtcacacagcacgtgtgagatcagacgggcgGAATTTTTGTGTCCGCGTGATGAGTTGTACGGACGTACTTCttctgtccgcgtgatgaatttgtcaggcgtaaaaaattattacgcctgagacgggcgtaaccaaaatttccgtttcattagggtttagggttatgGCGTACTCTCCTGTCCGTCCGATCAAATCGGGCGTAATCTTAATGAACCGCACCTTCCACCAATACTGCCTCTCCttcccaaccacaacccatctcttctacacgaggcttcttcttctcagttcattttcttccacagttcatattcttacacagttcatattcttgtttgcttcacggctcctcttcagttcatattcttcttctccattcccatctaccaaccgtacagataccctaaaaactccacaaaaaccctaaaactccattataaggtatgtattttctactttctttattcaatttgtgtaataataatatcatgtattgCATAAGAGAATATGCAGCCAACCAGTTGACTAAGGTAGTTGAAATCTTAATTTTGCACGCCCTGTGATCTTAATCTCTATGTATTGGATTGAATTACCAATAACATATCAAATTTGTGACAGTGTGGTGTTCGCCTTATGAGAGGCATAGTCAAAGAGGTACATGAAAAGAAAATAGTTCTCAATGATGGGACTGATGTGCCTTATggtagagcaactgcagtggacgactaaacccaaatatttggtccttTGGACAGACGTAGTGggacgtactatcgatcaaattttgatcaacgactaaagcccagactaaatttggtcgccgaccaagaccaaacccaaatatagtggagcgttgatataatctccgtttcacaacgggcgttgatataatctccgcttcTCAACGCGCGTTCGTAAAGAATTCGTCCAACGAACAGGCGGGTATACAAACTTCGCCTGTATGGGACGTTGATTAAATGTACGCCTGATGGGGCGTTTGTGAAGTTAACGCCTGACTCCAGGCGTTGATAAAGTTAACGCcttaatggggcgttgataaaatgTACGCCTGATTCCAGGCTTTGATAAAGTGTACGCCCCATGAATGATTGAACTTGTACAGAATTCAAATTTGAAGTGTGAAAATATTGgggaagagcaaatattttgcaTCTTATGCTTCCACGAAACTAAATGTTTTCATTTTGGTTTCTAGGTCAAGTGCAGATGTCATAgctaattttgtttttgatttcgcATATAACACCAAATGAATGTTGGAAGCATCACACAGCAAAGGTAGAAGTAACCATAGTTTGGAGGGCCAGGAGTACAAAGTACAGACAACAAGCTTTTCAAAACACATCCTATATACACGTCTCATGGGGCGTTGATTATACAAACGCTTGGCTTCGagcggtgactttacgtacgtcCCATGGGGCGTTGATTATACAAACGTCTCTTTTCCCGGCGTAAACTATAAGAACGCCTCGTATCGGGCgtaatctttaccaacgccccacgtcgggcgtaatctttatcaacgccttaattgggcgtaatctttatctacgctccACAATCAAACGaacattatacgttcgctcgactaaaTATAATCGCCTACCACTACGCCACACGACgtcctaaactcaaatttggtctttttttttagtctttggtctttggttatactcgcatcactgtggacgctcttagtctGGTCTACTGGGGTCGGCCCTTCAGACTTTGTAAAATCTCTAAATGTTCCCAAGTCCCCTGGCGGAAAGTATTTTAGATTCACCTGCATTTAATGTTTTAAAATGTTCCCATGGATAATATACGCTTGAATGACTAAGGAGTTGTGTGTTTATATGCTCATGACAATGCAGGATTGGTATCGATCAGTGGATGCGTGTACCTTCCATTGAGGATGTATTTGCAATTGGAGATTGTGCTGGTTTCCTCGAGGAATTAGGGAAGCAAGTTCTTCCGGCTCTAGCTCATGTCCAATTAGCTGAACCATTTCTAGACTTTCATATGTGTTTTTACCGGTTTAGTTTTCCTACCCTTTCAATAGAAAAAATCATTTATATGGACATATTGACCGTGTTTACACAAGTTACATAACAAAATCTCTGCCATAATTGCATTTGATTGACTTGCTCGATTTTGGTTCCGGAAAAACGGCTGTTATTTTCACTTTTGAACTCCAGGAATCTCAGATTTCAGATATGACCGTGATGTCTGATTACTATGACAACTGGTCCTAGTTCTCGACATGATAAATGACTGATATAGTTCACCTGAAATAATTTTTGACCTGGCCACATCGGAACCATGTATGAACCTGCAGGTGGCAGAGAGGGAAGGAAAATTTCTGGTGAATTTGTTCAACAAAATAGGTAAACATGATGGGGGCAAAGCTTTCTCTGCCAAAAACATCAATTTGGGAGAGCCTTTTGTGTATAAACACCTTGGTAGCATGGCATCTGTGGGTAGTTATAAAGCGTTGGTCGATCTACGCGAGTCTAAGGTAATTCTCAATAGTCCATTACAGGGAATGCATATCTTGAACCTGTTCGGTTATCACACTTTGAAAAACTATAACTTCTAATGATTCGTtcgttttccctttttctttcttgATACGGCAGTTTGCAAAGGGCATATCACACGCCGGGTTTGTCAGCTGGCTGATCTGGCGTTCTGCTTACCTGACGCGTGTCATCAGCTGGAGGAACAGGCTCTACGTGGCGGTGAATTGGGCAACCACACTTGTCTTTGGCAGAGATAACTCTCGAATAGGCTAAACCAGATTGGCATAcgccgaaaagaaaaaaaaagatgcatCCAGTAAATTCCATACTAGTTGTTACCGGTAGTTCAAATGCTCTTAACAGAGTCAGTGGTATCAATCTTATAGTACTTGTTTCGATTCCAGAATGAGTGTATGAGTATCTGTTAGTCAAATAgtcatttttgatt
This is a stretch of genomic DNA from Papaver somniferum cultivar HN1 chromosome 1, ASM357369v1, whole genome shotgun sequence. It encodes these proteins:
- the LOC113305921 gene encoding internal alternative NAD(P)H-ubiquinone oxidoreductase A2, mitochondrial-like isoform X1; the protein is MRSVAFSLCIHRPLTIICVCVCPVRVSFNSSVTAGDKQQRVLLVSFVMAMSRFGRSNLKQSGKAIRSFMTERTTPLTEVGGSALLSPSSLQALTPCSNNTKTVSSIGQMNQMSYGLRGINTTPQHKFQQSAERIEEDSESESDDRRLPGLEATKPGEKPRVVVLGTGWASCRFLKGIDTSIYDVVCISPRNHMVFTPLLASTCVGTLEFRSVAEPISRIQSALSTAPNSHFYLANCLRIDSDSHEVYSETVSNRGLPNEHGLPKEPYRFKVAYDKLVIAAGAEPLTFNIKGVKEHAFFLREVNNAQEIRKRLLLNLMKADNPGLPVEERKRLLHCVVVGGGPTGVEFSGELSDFIIKDVHEQYSHVKDDIHVTLIEANEILSSFDVGLRATAMVRLYSKIKD
- the LOC113305921 gene encoding internal alternative NAD(P)H-ubiquinone oxidoreductase A2, mitochondrial-like isoform X2, whose protein sequence is MAMSRFGRSNLKQSGKAIRSFMTERTTPLTEVGGSALLSPSSLQALTPCSNNTKTVSSIGQMNQMSYGLRGINTTPQHKFQQSAERIEEDSESESDDRRLPGLEATKPGEKPRVVVLGTGWASCRFLKGIDTSIYDVVCISPRNHMVFTPLLASTCVGTLEFRSVAEPISRIQSALSTAPNSHFYLANCLRIDSDSHEVYSETVSNRGLPNEHGLPKEPYRFKVAYDKLVIAAGAEPLTFNIKGVKEHAFFLREVNNAQEIRKRLLLNLMKADNPGLPVEERKRLLHCVVVGGGPTGVEFSGELSDFIIKDVHEQYSHVKDDIHVTLIEANEILSSFDVGLRATAMVRLYSKIKD